The proteins below are encoded in one region of Hyphomicrobiales bacterium:
- a CDS encoding fumarate hydratase C-terminal domain-containing protein, with product MKPREVRLSTTPTAEALADLRLGDIVYLDGLMYTAREGVYMRAIEEKANIPMELPQQSAANFHCSPAARINEDGTFELGAVTATASFRFAKWIGEWLAKSGAKLVVGKGGMSHDTYLEHFVPNGAIYLTTVGYGTGALLGRGVENVEAVHWHEELGIAQAMWVIRCNKMGPFLVASDLQGNCLFERENAKIKDNIERAYEGTKPATMRRYGETDDRTDEIIG from the coding sequence ATGAAACCGCGTGAGGTAAGGCTTTCTACAACACCAACAGCTGAAGCACTTGCAGACCTTCGGCTTGGCGATATCGTTTATCTGGATGGCTTAATGTATACGGCTCGCGAAGGCGTTTATATGCGGGCCATAGAAGAAAAAGCCAATATTCCGATGGAGCTACCGCAGCAAAGTGCGGCGAACTTCCATTGTTCGCCCGCTGCTCGCATCAACGAAGATGGCACCTTTGAGTTGGGCGCCGTAACGGCGACTGCATCCTTCCGGTTTGCCAAATGGATTGGCGAATGGCTTGCAAAATCTGGTGCAAAGCTGGTGGTAGGCAAAGGCGGCATGAGCCATGACACCTATCTTGAGCATTTCGTGCCAAATGGCGCGATCTATCTGACCACAGTTGGTTACGGCACGGGCGCGTTGCTTGGCCGTGGGGTCGAAAATGTTGAGGCGGTGCACTGGCATGAAGAGCTTGGTATTGCGCAAGCCATGTGGGTGATCCGCTGCAATAAGATGGGGCCGTTTTTGGTCGCCTCAGACCTTCAAGGTAATTGCCTGTTTGAGCGTGAAAACGCAAAGATCAAAGACAATATTGAACGCGCTTATGAGGGAACGAAGCCCGCGACCATGCGTCGATACGGTGAAACAGATGACCGTACCGACGAGATTATTGGGTAA
- a CDS encoding FAD-binding protein produces the protein MKPAVEHHETDILILGSGGAGLFAALHAKQSAPVGTKITMAVKGLIGKCGCTRMVQGGYNVALGGGDTVERHFMDTIIGGKWLPDQDMAWKLCEQAVVRIRELENELGCFFDRNSDGSLHQKAFAGQTADRTVHKGDLTGIEIINRLMEKALTSGIEKMQEHRAIGLIPTKDAAALSGVLMIDMRRGVFRFVRAKTVLMATGGGPTMYKYHTPSGDKTMDGLAMALRAGLPLRDMEMVQFHPTGLLAGEGTKMTGTVLEEGLRGAGGILLNGHDNRFMYDYDDKGERATRDVVSRGIFEEMRKSNTTENGGVYISMSHLGPDFVASKFKGMVKRCADCGFDLAAGKVEVVPTAHYFMGGVVVDADTRTAMEGLYVAGEDAGGAHGSNRLGGNGVANSTVYGGVAGDVMAQDIQSMGALRDPDERVLDAEIARAIHPLSKAAQLVQPLRNRLQETMWDDVGVMRNKTAMERGVNSVGDIHAELNDVGIASDNLAFNLTWHDWLNMASLCEVSRVIGLAALERENSRGAHFREDFPDQGSLEESYFTVAKKDGDKLSVHREAVRFTIVKPGETILPDGEPETLVEAAQ, from the coding sequence ATGAAACCAGCCGTTGAACATCATGAGACTGACATACTGATCCTCGGTTCAGGTGGCGCAGGCCTGTTTGCCGCACTCCACGCCAAGCAATCAGCGCCCGTAGGCACCAAGATCACCATGGCAGTCAAAGGGTTGATCGGTAAGTGCGGTTGTACGCGCATGGTGCAGGGTGGTTACAATGTGGCGCTTGGTGGCGGTGATACGGTTGAACGTCATTTCATGGATACGATCATCGGCGGCAAATGGTTGCCAGATCAGGATATGGCATGGAAGCTTTGCGAGCAAGCCGTGGTGCGCATTCGAGAGCTTGAGAATGAGCTTGGTTGTTTCTTTGACCGCAACAGTGATGGCTCGTTGCACCAAAAAGCCTTTGCAGGACAAACAGCAGACCGCACGGTGCACAAGGGCGATTTGACGGGCATTGAGATTATCAACCGCTTGATGGAAAAGGCGCTCACATCTGGCATTGAGAAGATGCAAGAACACCGCGCGATTGGATTGATCCCGACAAAGGACGCCGCGGCGCTTTCTGGCGTTCTTATGATTGACATGCGGCGCGGTGTTTTCCGCTTTGTGCGGGCCAAAACTGTGCTTATGGCAACAGGCGGCGGGCCGACTATGTATAAATATCACACACCCTCCGGTGATAAGACCATGGACGGCCTTGCAATGGCGCTCAGAGCCGGTTTGCCGCTTCGCGATATGGAGATGGTGCAATTCCACCCAACGGGCTTATTAGCCGGTGAGGGCACGAAAATGACGGGTACCGTGCTAGAGGAAGGATTGCGCGGGGCGGGCGGTATTTTGCTCAACGGTCACGATAATCGCTTCATGTATGATTACGACGACAAAGGCGAACGCGCGACCCGTGATGTGGTGAGCCGTGGCATCTTTGAAGAGATGCGCAAATCCAACACGACGGAAAACGGTGGCGTATATATTTCCATGAGCCATTTGGGGCCAGACTTTGTCGCCTCAAAGTTTAAAGGCATGGTGAAGCGCTGTGCTGATTGCGGGTTTGACCTTGCTGCTGGCAAGGTAGAAGTGGTGCCGACTGCGCATTACTTTATGGGCGGTGTGGTGGTTGATGCGGACACGCGCACGGCGATGGAAGGGCTTTATGTCGCTGGTGAAGATGCAGGTGGTGCCCATGGTTCCAACCGACTTGGCGGCAATGGCGTTGCAAACTCCACGGTTTATGGTGGTGTTGCGGGTGATGTGATGGCGCAAGACATTCAAAGCATGGGCGCTTTGCGCGACCCTGATGAGAGGGTGCTTGATGCCGAGATTGCCCGCGCTATTCATCCATTATCTAAAGCTGCGCAGCTAGTTCAGCCGTTGAGAAACCGATTGCAAGAAACGATGTGGGATGATGTTGGCGTGATGCGCAATAAGACGGCGATGGAGCGCGGTGTGAATAGCGTTGGTGATATTCATGCAGAGCTTAATGATGTGGGCATTGCCAGCGACAATCTCGCCTTTAATCTCACATGGCATGACTGGCTCAATATGGCGAGCCTTTGCGAAGTATCGCGGGTTATTGGTCTTGCCGCTTTAGAGCGCGAAAACTCTCGTGGTGCGCATTTTCGCGAAGATTTCCCAGATCAAGGTTCACTTGAAGAGAGTTATTTCACGGTTGCAAAGAAAGATGGCGATAAATTGAGTGTTCATCGCGAGGCTGTGCGCTTTACAATCGTCAAACCGGGTGAGACCATTCTGCCAGATGGGGAGCCTGAAACGCTCGTGGAGGCCGCGCAATGA
- a CDS encoding fumarate hydratase has protein sequence MISIDLIQKTAETLMDKAAIEIPQDYLDGLKATASVEDGDLSSFVLQAMLENYKAAKEDRRAMCGDTGCPRWYVKMGNEAQIEGGPIALETALRRATANATNGVPLRPNRVHPLWRTDHNNNVGIGAPEIEYGYEPGGNWVDLITVHKGGLFGTDYRMLFPSDGIEGIKRFYLDCLVAFGKRGLACQPAIIGIGLGGSKDTCMVLGKRAACLRTVGDRNSDPRIAEMEDELKELGNSIGMGAMGFVGKSMVVDCNIEVGYCHTGGMQMSVHAFCLSSRRAVARVYSDGRVEYRTDPDWFTDYQRRETVDWEMPESVEAAE, from the coding sequence ATGATTTCAATCGATTTGATCCAGAAAACCGCAGAAACCTTGATGGACAAAGCGGCCATTGAGATACCGCAAGATTATCTTGATGGGTTGAAAGCGACGGCAAGTGTTGAAGATGGGGACTTATCATCCTTCGTGCTGCAAGCCATGCTGGAAAATTATAAAGCAGCCAAAGAAGATCGTCGCGCCATGTGTGGGGACACGGGCTGCCCGCGTTGGTATGTAAAAATGGGTAATGAAGCGCAGATTGAAGGCGGCCCGATAGCGCTGGAGACAGCTCTGCGGCGTGCCACAGCCAACGCCACCAACGGCGTGCCACTTCGCCCGAACCGCGTGCATCCATTATGGCGCACAGATCATAACAACAATGTGGGCATCGGCGCGCCTGAAATTGAATATGGCTATGAACCTGGCGGCAATTGGGTTGATCTGATTACTGTCCATAAGGGCGGGCTGTTCGGAACCGATTACCGCATGCTTTTCCCGTCTGACGGTATTGAGGGGATTAAGCGGTTTTATCTCGATTGCCTTGTTGCCTTTGGCAAACGCGGCCTTGCGTGCCAGCCCGCGATTATTGGGATTGGTCTTGGTGGTTCGAAAGACACTTGCATGGTGCTTGGCAAACGGGCCGCGTGCCTGCGCACGGTGGGCGACCGAAACAGCGATCCGCGCATTGCTGAGATGGAAGACGAGCTCAAAGAACTTGGCAATTCCATCGGCATGGGTGCGATGGGTTTTGTGGGTAAATCCATGGTTGTCGATTGTAATATCGAGGTTGGTTATTGCCACACGGGTGGGATGCAGATGAGCGTCCACGCTTTTTGTCTATCGTCACGCCGTGCTGTTGCTCGCGTTTATAGCGATGGGCGGGTTGAATATCGCACGGACCCTGACTGGTTCACGGATTATCAGCGCCGCGAAACGGTTGATTGGGAAATGCCTGAGAGCGTGGAGGCCGCCGAATGA
- the sdhC gene encoding succinate dehydrogenase, cytochrome b556 subunit yields the protein MIRPHRQQPLYLAFLLHRISGVALALFLPFHFWVLSYALTSPEKLDGFLSWAELPLVKFAEFGLVFLLAVHIFGGLRLMAFEFLPWSPRQKTLAAFSVGVSLFISGLFFLQAV from the coding sequence ATGATCAGACCACACCGCCAACAACCGCTTTATCTGGCTTTTCTATTGCACCGCATTTCTGGTGTCGCCTTAGCGCTGTTTTTGCCGTTTCATTTCTGGGTGCTTTCTTATGCGCTCACGTCACCTGAAAAACTTGATGGGTTTCTATCTTGGGCAGAACTGCCCTTGGTCAAGTTCGCAGAGTTCGGCTTGGTCTTCTTGCTCGCCGTTCACATCTTCGGCGGGCTTCGTTTGATGGCGTTTGAATTTTTACCTTGGTCGCCCAGACAGAAAACCTTGGCCGCCTTTAGCGTTGGGGTGTCGTTGTTTATTTCTGGCCTCTTTTTCTTGCAGGCGGTGTAG